The Apis mellifera strain DH4 linkage group LG16, Amel_HAv3.1, whole genome shotgun sequence genome has a segment encoding these proteins:
- the LOC726864 gene encoding uncharacterized protein LOC726864 has protein sequence MSNITNVLVKLCILMLLYECATCLVIPEELPTILSLIYSNIPPIKKGTDSRIGIGFRLGEHADFQMLFELGPQMETEPIGNTDTKRRRDAMLSAAVKGDLGPLAQAVAKYQLESKLRKELEKLDMMEKKLKVVTSENDNKKTTGNEWLTKWSKEMTKSTEDQASVEHISSEKNKSFVETQRIGRPPELNSNKSTISDLKKLYKSQSAIEEKEN, from the exons ATGTCGAACATAACAAACGTATTAGTGAAATTGTGTATCCTGATGCTTCTTTATGAAT GTGCAACATGTCTCGTTATCCCGGAAGAGTTGCCAACAATACTTTCGTTGATATATTCCAACATTCCACCAATCAAGAAAG GTACCGATTCGAGGATAGGCATTGGTTTCCGGCTTGGCGAGCATGCAGATTTCCAAATGTTATTTGAATTAGGACCACAAATGGAAACTGAACCCATTGGTAATACAGATACTAAAAGACGTCGAGAT GCGATGCTCAGCGCAGCAGTAAAAGGAGACCTGGGTCCATTAGCTCAAGCGGTGGCTAAATATCAATTGGAAAGTAAATTGcggaaagaattggaaaaattagatatgATGGAAAAGAAGTTAAAAGTGGTTACATCGGAAAACGATAATAAGAaa ACTACAGGCAATGAATGGTTAACGAAGTGGAGCAAAGAAATGACAAAATCAACCGAGGATCAAGCATCTGTGGAACATATTTCAAGCGAAAAGAACAAATCATTTGTAGAAACTCAAAGAATAGGACGACCTCCAGAATTAAATAGCAATAAAAGTACTATTTctgatttaaagaaattatataaatcgcaAAGTGccatagaagaaaaagaaaactga